The Salvelinus alpinus chromosome 10, SLU_Salpinus.1, whole genome shotgun sequence genome includes the window CTTTGACAACTAGTTAAACGTTTTTGAATGGTATTACTTGACTGTTGCCAAGATGGACATACAACACCGGCAGCGTCCGGTCAAACCGGACCAGAGTTTTTGGGACAACCGAAGACTGTGGACCGCAAGGATTTTCTCCATGCTCTGCTGTACGATGGTGGTGTCGGTCGTTGCAGTATTCTGCGCCTTTGTTTACCTCATCTTGAAAGGTACATCGTCTGTCATACAAGAGTTACAGAATTCTAGTCGCGCATGAAGACCCTCTTGGACAGTAGCTGAATAATATAGCTTTTTGTTAATTGTTATGTAAATATGTCATCTTGTCACTTCTGTTTactgttttttgtgtgtttgtgtttcagagATGCAGAATGAGAGAGTGATTGGCGAGGATGGCTCAGAGGTTAGACTCCTAGGCAAGTACAGGTCTGTTCACAAAAGTTCATACAGACAAAGCCTCCAGAATAGAAAATTAACCaaacatgttcctctctctctccctctctccctcccctccgcccccacctctctctctcccctttatcCCCCTTCCTTCTCGCTCTCCCTTCCGGCCCCTCTGTCTcgctcctccccctctctgtaggGTTCTGGAGTGTTCTGGTCATGTCGGTGCTAGCAGGGTTCTGCTGCTGTAGCTTCACATGGACCATCACCTACTTCGACTCTTTTGAGCCCGGCACGTTCCCCCCAACGCCCCTGTCCCCTGGCCACCTCAGgtaacacgcgcacacacacactggtacactAACCTCAGTGGAGGCTGATGagtgaggacggctcataataatggctggaatggagtcaatggaatggtatcaggcatatcaaacacgtggtttccatgtagttgataccattccattgactccattccagtcattattatgagccgtcctcccctcagcagcctccactgactaaCCTACATTCCCTAACTCTTCCACTGGCCTTAGCCTAATTCTCTTGTCCTTTTCCTAACTCCTCTTGTTCCATCTctccctgttgtctctctctacacacacacgtgtaaagTGAACTTCcattttcagggaagttaggaacaaatacacacaggcagttaggaaagctaactggggcggcagggtagcctagtggttagagcgttggagtaaccgaaaggttgcaagttcaaatccccgagctgacaaggtacaaatctgtcgttctgcccctgaacaggcagttaacccactgttcctaggccgtcattgaaaataagaatttgttcttaactgacttgcctagttaaataaaggttaaaaaaataaaaaaaaggctagctttttcaaacagaaattgacatcctgtagtacaaactcaaaaaagttctgggacactgtaaagtccatggagaataagagcacctcctcccagctgcccactgctctgaggctaggaaacactgtcaccaccgataaatccactataattgagaatttcaataagcatttctctacggctggccatgctttccacctggctacccctacctcgGTCAACTGcctggcaccctccacagcaacccgccaaagcccccaccatttctccttcacccaaatccagataactgatgttctgaaagagctgcaaaatctggacctttgcaaatcagccgggctagacaatctggaccctctctttctaaaatgatctgtcgaaattgttgcaacccctattactagcctgttcaacctctctttcgtatcgtctgagattcccaaagattggaaagctgccgcggtcatccccctcttcaaagggggtgacactctagacccaaactgctacagacctatatctatcctacgcTGTCTTTCtcaggtcttcgaaagccaagttaacaaacagattaccgaccattaagaatcccaccgtaccttctccgctatgcaatctggtttcagagctggtcatgggtgcacctcagccactctcaaggtcctaaacgacatcataaccgccattgataagagacattactgtgcagccgtattcatcgacctggccaaggctttcgactctgtcaatcaccacattcttatcggcagactcgacagccttggtttctcaaatgattgcctcgcctggtataccaactacttctctgatagagttcagtgtgtcaaattggagggcctgttgtccggacctctggcagtctctatgggggtgccacagggttcaatcctcgggccgactctcttctctgtatacatcaatgatgttgctcttgctgctggtgattctctgatacacctctacgcatacgacaccattctgtatacttctggcccctctttggacactgtgttaactaacctccagacaagcttcaatgccatacaactctccttccgtggcctccaactgctcttaaacgcaagtaaaactaaatgcatgctattcaaccgatcactgcccgcacctgctcgcccgtccagcaactctggacggctctgacttagaatatgtggacaactacaaatacctaggtgtctggttagactgtaaactctccttccagactcacattaagcatctccaatccaaaattaaatctagaatcggcttcctatatcgcaacaaagcatccttcactcatgctgccaaacataccctcgtaaaactgaccatcctactgatcctcgacttcggtgatgtcatctattaaaatagcctccaacactctactcaacaaactggatgcagtctatcacagtgccatacgttttgtcaccaaagccccatacactacccaccattgcgacctgtacgctctcgttggttggccctcgcttcatactcgtcgccaaacccactggctacaggttatctacaagtctctgctcggtaaagccccgccttatctcagctcactggtcaccatagcagcacccacttgtagtacgcgctccagcaggtatatctcactggtcacccccaaagccaattcctcctttggtcgtctttccttccagttctctgctgctaatgactggaacgaactgcaaacatcactgaagctggagactcatatcgccctcactagctttaagcaccagctgtcagagtagctcacagatcactgcacctgtacatagcccatctgtaaacagcccatctatctacctacctcatccccatactgtatttatttatcttgctcctttgcaccccagtatctctacttgcacattcatcttctgcacatctaccattccagtgtttaattgctatattgtaattacttcgccaccatggcctatttattgccttaactcccttatcttacctaatttgtactcactgtatatagactttttgttttcttttgttctactgtattattgactgtatgtttgtttattccatgtgcaactctgtgttgttgtatgtgtcgaactgctttgctttatcttggccaggtcgcagttgcaaatgagaacttgttctcaactagcctacctagttaaataaaggtgaaataatttttttaaagtgaTGCCATATagagagcttgggactataatGTTCTATCTGTATTTTAGTCAACATGTAGTTATTGAAACAGgcttgttctgttcaatgttctctacctatacAGTAGTCTAAATACCTCAATTCAAAATTGCTGACACCTTTTAAACCAATGAGGGTTCAgaactttaaagccaattatctcagaatcatctttttgcagatagaaccttacagTCCCAAGCTGTCGATGTGTTGCAACCCCTGAGgtctaattgtgtgtgtgtgtgtgtgtgtgtgtgtgtgtgtgtgtgtgtgtgtgtgtgtgtgtgtgtgtgtgtgtgtgtgtgtgtgtgtgtgtgtgtgtgtgtgtgtgtgtgtgtgtgtgtgtgtgtgtgtgtgtctcaggcagGTGACAGGTCACTCCTTCCACATGGGCTACAGTGTGGCGGTCCTAAATGGCATTGTAGCGGCGATCACCATCATCTGGAGCCTTACCTGACCTTACCCACAACCCCCTGTTCTACCTGACCTTACCCACAACCCCCTGTTCTACCTGACATTACCCACAACACCCTGTTCTACCTGACCTTACCAACAACCCCCTGTTCTACCTGACCTTACCCACAACAACCTGTTCTACCTGACCTTACCCACAACCCCCTGTTCTACCTGACATTACCCACAACCCCCTGTTCTACCTGACCTTACCCACAACCCCCTGTTCTACCTGACCTTACCCACAACCCCCTGTTCTACCTGACCTTACCCACAACACCCTGTTCTGCCTGACCTTACCCACAACACCCTGTTCTACCTGACCTTACCCACAACACCCTGTTCTACCTGACCTTACCCACAACACCCTGTTCTACCTGACCTTACCCACAACACCCTGTTCTACCTTACCCACAACCCCCTGTTTTACCTGACCTTACCCACAACCTCCTGTTCTACCTGACCTTACCCACAACCCCCTGTTCTACCTGATCTTACCCACAACCTCCTGTTCTACCTGACCTTACCCACAACACCCTGTTCTACCTGACCTTACCCACAACACCCTGTTCTACCTGACCTTACCCACAACACCCTGTTCTACCTGACTTTACCCACAACACCCTGTTCTACCTGACCTTACCCACAACACCCTGTTCTACCTGACCTTACCCACAACACCCTGTTCTACCTGACCTTACCCACAACACCCTGTTCTACCTGACCTTACCCACAACCTCCTGTTCTACCTGACCTTACCCACAACACCCTGTTCTACCTGACCTTACCCACAACCTCCTGTTCTACCTGACCTTACCCACAACCTCCTGTTCTACCTGACCTTACCCACAACCTCCTGTTCTACCTGACCTTACCCACAACACCCTGTTCTACCTGACCTTACCCACAACACCCTGTTCTACCTGACCTTACCCACAACACCCTGTTCTACCTGACCTTACCCACAACACCCTGTTCTACCTGACTTTACCCACAACACCCTGTTCTACCTGACTTTACCCACAACACCCTGTTCTACCTGACCTTACTCACAACACCCTGTTTTACCTGACCTTACCCACAACCCCCTGTTCTACCTGACCTTACCCACAACCCCCTGTTCTACCTGACCTTACCCACAACACCCTGTTCTACCTGACCTTACCCACAACCCCCTGTTCTACCTGACCTTACCCACAACCTCCTGTTCTACCTGACCTTACCCACAACACCCTGTTCTACCTGACCTTACCCACAACACCCTGTTCTACCTGACTTTACCCACAACACCCTGTTCTACCTGACCTTACCCACAACCCCTGTTCTACCTGACCTTACCCACAACACCCTGTTCTACCTGACCTTACCCACAACCCCCTGTTCTACCTGACCTTACCCACAACCCCCTGTTCTACCTGACCTTACCCACAACCCCCTGTTCTACCTGACCTTACTCACAACCCCTTGTTCTACCTGACCTTACCCACAACCCCCTGTTCTACCTGACCTTACCCACAATCCTTCCCATGTGTATGTGTACATCTCAAGAGAAGCAGTAGAACATGATGTGATACTATGAGACAATGTGTCCAGTACTAAAGTCAGCATCTCACTCACTAGCTCCTTGTCATTTGGTTCTCCATGCTGTCCTCTTCTTGGCCAAGTCCCAGGCTGATGCAGTGTTGAGTCCCAGGTTTCTACAAAGTCAGGATACCTTttttaatgtactgtatattgtgatATATATATCTAGCCTAAAGAGGTTTTTGTGCCAAATGAGTGCTATAAAGAGAACGTTTGAAATATAAAATGAGGCTCACACATTATAAATCTATAGTTTATTGTAAGTCTAATATATAACCTGTAGAGGTATGTTCCATGCAGTGTATCTGTGCATTTGACTGTTATTCTCACTGAACCACTGAATTACGCTTTCACTGACTCTCCTTCCGACACTGATGTCTGTACTACTGAACAGTAAAGAAGCGCTCACCTGCCTTCTGTATCTTTTCTCCTATCTGAAatgatgtctctctctcacacacacacacacacacacacacacacacacacacacacaccacaccacaccacaccacaccacaccacaccacaacacacacacacacacaggccctcaGCAGGATGTCCATTCCTTCCTTGATCTCACCTTTATCCTCCTCACAACACGCCAACAACTCCTGGATACACACATAGGGAACAACTCCTGGTCACACACATAGGGAACAACTCCTGGATACACACATAGGTAACAACTCCTGGATACACACATAGGGAACAACTCCTGGATACACACATAGGGAACAACTCCTGGATACACACATAGGGAACAACTCCTGGATACACACATAGGGAACAACTCCTGGACACACACATAGGGAACAACTCCTGGACACACACATAGGGAACAACTCCTGGATACACACATAGGGAACAACTCCTGGACACACACATAGGGAACAACTCCTGGATACACACATAGGGAACAACTCCTGGATACACACATAGGGAACAACTCCTGGACACACACATAGGGAACAACTCCTGGATACACACATAGGGAACAACTCCTGGATACACACATAGGGAACAACTCCTGGACACACACATAGGGAACAACTCCTGGACACACACATAGGGAACAACTCCTGGATACACACATAGGGAACAACTCCTGGATACACACATAGGGAACAACTCCTGGATACACACATAAGGTAGGAAATGAACGAAGGTGCTGTGATTCAGTTCAGTTAACTTTATTCATCCCAGAGGGGTTGTTGTTGCTGGCAGGATTAACATACACTAATAATAAACACAAccaacagtacaatacaatacaggcagacagtaatacagtataatggATATAGTACTGTCCAGAAATAGTCTATAGTGCAAATGCAACAGTCCATACATCCCAGAATATAGTTTTAATCTACATTGGTGGTGTAGGCAGTTTGGGCTCAGTCAGTCCATGACCAAAGacgctccactctctctcccactcttttgGGTCCAGTACTGTTCTAGCACACCTCTGCATCTCAGTCAGTCCCCATCCAGACACTCCATGCTTTCCTCCACAGCTTCTCTGTCTCCTACTATCTCCTCCACAGCTTCTCTTTGTCTCCCACGCAGTCCTACACAAATTATCTCTTTGTCTCCTACTATCTCCTCCACAGCTTCTCTGTCTCCTACTATCTCCTCCACAGCTTCTCTTTGTCTCCCACGCAGTC containing:
- the arl6ip6 gene encoding ADP-ribosylation factor-like protein 6-interacting protein 6 gives rise to the protein MDIQHRQRPVKPDQSFWDNRRLWTARIFSMLCCTMVVSVVAVFCAFVYLILKEMQNERVIGEDGSEVRLLGFWSVLVMSVLAGFCCCSFTWTITYFDSFEPGTFPPTPLSPGHLRQVTGHSFHMGYSVAVLNGIVAAITIIWSLT